From one Trifolium pratense cultivar HEN17-A07 linkage group LG1, ARS_RC_1.1, whole genome shotgun sequence genomic stretch:
- the LOC123896545 gene encoding ethylene-responsive transcription factor 1B-like, producing the protein MDQKSYIGVRKRPWGKYAAEIRDTTRGGRRVWLGTFDSAEDAALAYDQAAFSMRGNNALINFSVQRVKESLQEIQYDCRKGSSPALALKERHYQQRMLSSKVRKNNKAGKSEEGSSSSVLVFEDLGAEYLEQLLAMSDNQTTSSNN; encoded by the coding sequence atggATCAGAAGTCATATATAGGTGTAAGAAAAAGACCTTGGGGGAAATATGCAGCAGAGATCAGAGATACAACAAGAGGAGGAAGAAGAGTATGGCTTGGAACATTTGATAGTGCTGAAGATGCTGCTTTAGCTTATGATCAAGCTGCATTTTCAATGAGAGGTAATAATGCTCTCATCAATTTTTCTGTTCAAAGGGTTAAAGAATCTTTGCAAGAGATTCAATATGATTGTAGAAAAGGGTCTTCACCTGCACTTGCACTAAAAGAGAGACACTATCAACAGAGAATGTTGTCatcaaaagtaagaaaaaataataaagcaGGGAAATCAGAAGAAGGATCTTCATCAAGTGTATTGGTGTTTGAAGATTTGGGAGCTGAATATCTTGAGCAACTTCTTGCCATGTCTGATAATCAAACTACTAGCAGCAACAACTAG
- the LOC123902389 gene encoding uncharacterized protein LOC123902389 — translation MNPDEENFDDDNVDDDIDDIPPAPGVGRGRGRAPRRRALPRRVVRNRWLEGMPKSRTVDGVEEEYDSYDDDDDHEDEEIADIALLAPQNELLIDRHGRPIIMPYTATDLQPQNPANKAINNALKSKFQAPYLNWTEVRADERGYQQFWNGFRSQVTWLNHHTAAIERIFNKKATKRLSTLLFEARKKIKKDPSKPPLWLAGNSYPMLCRRWEEEEYIAKCIKNKANRNTDEANRACVHSGGSKSAGTLRLEFIQQFGRPPTFMEMNDMMHRYADSGEWTGARAQEVSRLTQIWVEEYNASQLRLPPHRRDNEDVRRNKMSLAFVKNAGGATRGRKFAAGCTSSLYASDPTGLRDVTYTSSSSSSTGRSRPTQREETDDEYEARMRATYREEFRDEFEASFDDRVDVRVQHILQEFFAQQRAPAPAGGGGWIIISGFGTTKSKCR, via the exons atgaatccagatgaagaaaattttgatgatgacaatgtCGATGATGACATTGATGATATTCCACCAGCACCGGGTGTCGGACGCGGACGCGGACGCGCTCCACGTAGACGTGCTTTACCCCGCCGCGTTGTTCGGAATCGATGGTTGGAGGGTATGCCCAAGTCTCGAACCGTAGACGGTGTGGAAGAGGAGTACGACTCCTACGACGACGATGATGACCACGAGGACGAGGAAATAGCCGATATTGCACTTTTAGCTCCTCAAAATGAATTGTTGATTGACCGGCATGGTAGACCCATCATCATGCCATATACCGCCACAga TTTGCAACCCCAAAATCCGGCGAATAAGGCAATCAATAATGCATTGAAATCCAAATTCCAGGCTCCATATCTCAACTGGACGGAGGTCAGGGCAGATGAGCGTggatatcaacaattttggaatggcttcagg TCGCAAGTAACTTGGCTGAATCACCACACAGCGGCTATTGAGcgtatattcaacaaaaaagccaccaagcgtctgtcgaccttactttttgaagcgcggaaaaagattaaaaaggatCCTTCAAAACCACCACTTTGGCTCGCTGGCAATTCATACCCTATGCTCTGCCGCAGATGGGAAGAGGAAGAGTATATTGCAAAGTGTATAAAGAACAAAGCCAACAGAAATACTGATGAAGCCAATCGTGCGTGCGTACACTCTGGAGGGTCTAAATCTGCCGGAACGCTTCGTCTTGAGTTCATCCAACAATTTGGTCGTCCACCCACCTTTATGGAGATGAATGACATGATGCACCGGTATGCAGATTCCGGTGAGTGGACGGGGGCAAGGGCGCAAGAAGTGTCG agGTTGACGCAAATTTGGGTTGAAGAATATAATGCAAGCCAACTACGACTACCACCTCATAGGCGAGATAATGAGGATGTTCGTCGAAACAAGATGTCGTTGGCTTTTGTTAAGAATGCTGGTGGTGCGACTCGAGGTCGCAAATTCGCTGCTGGGTGTACATCTTCTCTATATGCAAGTGACCCAACTGGTTTGAGAGATGTCACTtacacatcttcatcttcatcgagTACAGGACGCTCTCGTCCAACTCAAAGAGAGGAAACCGATGATGAGTATGAAGCGCGAATGAGGGCCACGTATAGAGAAGAATTCCGCGATGAGTTCGAAGCATCATTTGATGACCGGGTGGACGTACGGGTCCAACATATATTGCAGGAATTCTTTGCACAGCAGAGGGCGCCGGCGCCggcggggggggggggttggatcatcatctcaggcttcggcacgacaaaatcaaaatgccggTGA